The window GGCCGCGGTTTCAACGCCGACATCGTGGACAAGGCCCTGGCGCAGAACCCGGGTGTGGACGCGATCACGCTCGTGCACAACGAGACCGCCACCGCCGCGATGAGTGACATCTACGGCATAGCCGACGTGATGAAAGCCAAGTACCCCGAGGTGAGCCTGCTGGTGGACATGGTCAGCTCGATGGCCGGCGTGAAGCTGGAGATCGACCGCCTGGGCGTGGATGTGGCCCTGGCCAGCAGCCAGAAAGCTTTCGCCCTGCCGGCCGGTTTCTCGGTGGCGGCGATCAGCCCGCGGGCCCTGGAAAAGGCCCGCACTGTCGAAAACCGCGGCTTCTATTTCGATTTCATCGCCGTGGAGAAGAACCTGGCCAAGAACCAGACCCACATCACTCCGTCGCTCGCGCACATGTTCGCCATGCGCAAGCAGATGGAGATTATCATGAACGAGGGCCTGGAGAACCGCTGGAAGCGCCACATCCAGATGGCGGAGAAGGTGCGGGCCTGGGCGGAAAAGCATTTCCGCATCTTCACGGAACAGGGCTACCGCTCCAACACCCTGACCTGTATCGAGAACACCCGCAACATCAGCATCTCGGACCTGAACAAGAAACTGGCCGAGCGCAACATGGTGATCTCGAACGGCTACGGCGACCTGAAAGACAAGACTTTCCGCATCGCGCACATGGGCCAGCTCACCATGCGGGACATCGATGAGGTGCTGGCGGCAATCGACGAGATTCTGGGATTCTGAGTAACCCCGCAAGCCGGGCGGCTTTTCCTTGCGCCGCGCGGCCGGACGCGCTAAGTAATAGGGGGTCTCCACTCGGGGACCCCCTGTTTGTTTTGATTTTAAATACAAACGGAGCTTAATAAATGCAGTCTGTTGCATTCGATGACATCCTCGCCGCGCGCGAGGTGATAAAGCCCTATGTCCACCGCACACCGCTGTTCGCCTACCCGGCCCTGGAGCGCCTGCTGGGCGCGGCGGTGTACGTGAAGCACGAGAACCATCACCCGGTGGGCGCTTTCAAAATACGCGGTGGGGTGAACCTGGTGGCCACCTTGCCGCCTGAGCAGAAAGCGAGCGGGATAATCGGCGTGACCCGCGGTAACCACGGCCAGTCGCTGGCCTGGGCCGGACGGGTGTTCGGGGTGCATGTGGTGATCGTGGTCCCACTCGGCAACAACCCGGACAAGAACGAGGCCATGCGCCTTCTGGGCGCCGAGCTGATCGAACACGGCCGCGATTTCGAGGAGGCCCGCGGGAAAGCCGAGGAACTGGCCGCCAGGCATGGCTACCGCAGCGTTCATTCGGCCAACGAGCCCAAGCTGATCGCCGGGGTGGGCACCTACGCAGTCGAAATCTTCGAGGACCTGCCCGAGGCGGAGGTGATGTTCGTGCCCATCGGCCTGGGCAGCGGGCTCTCCGGGGCCTGCCTGGCCGCCGAGGGCCTGGGCAAAAAGACCCGTCTGATCGGGGTGCAGGCCGCCGCCGCGGATGCGGTGGTGGCGAGCTGGCGCAGCGGCCGCAATGTGGTCAACGCCAGCGCGGACACGATCGCGGATGGACTGGCCACCCGCATGCCGGCCGAGATGACTCTGGAGATCATGCGCCGGCGGGTGGATGAGATGGTGACGGTTAGCGAGGAGGAAATCGCCGAGGCGGTGCGGCTCTGGCTCCCCGCCACGCACAACCTGATCGAGCCCTCCGCGGCCGCGACCCTGGCCGCGGCGCTGAAAATCAAAGACAGCCTGGCCGGGAAAAAAGTTGTCCTGGTCCAGACCGGGCAGAACATAACCTGGAGCACGCTGAGCGAAATCATGGCCGGCGCCTGAATGCGGCGGTTTCCGGCACGCAACGTGCAGCGTTTGTCCGGGGGCTTGCCGTCCCACGGGAAGCGTTGTTATTTTATGAGTTAGGAATATCCGGAGGAAACGATGTCGAATAAAACCGGTATCGGTTTTATGGGCGCGGGCAAGATGGGCGGCGCCCTGCTGGAGGCGGTGCTGGCGGCCGGACTCAGTCCGGCCGTCGATACCTGGGTGGTCGAGACCGACCAGTCCCGCTTGGCCGAGCTGCAAAGCCGCCTGGGGGTCCAGGGCGCCACGCCCGGGGAACTGGCCGCGCACAGCGGCGTGGTCCTGCTCTGCGTGAAACCGCACCTGGCGCCGGGCGCTCTGGCGCAGCTAAAGGGCGGGCTGGGGCCCGACACGCTGGTTATCTCCATCGCGGCCGGGGTGACCCTGGCCACGCTGGAGGCCGCTGTGCCCACGGGTGTGCCGGTGGTGCGGGCCATGCCCAACCTGGCCGCCACCTTGGGACAGTCGGCCACGGTCTATTCCGGCGGCAGTGCCACCAAGCCGGAGCACCTGGCCCTGGCCGGCAAGGTTCTGGGCGCGGCGGGCGCGGCGGTGGAACTGCCCGAGGGCCTTTTGGATGCCGTGACCGGCCTGAGCGGCAGCGGTCCGGCCTGGGTCTTCCTGTTCGCCGAGGCGCTGATCGCGGGCGGAGTGAAGGCCGGCCTGCCTCATGCCGCGGCGAGGCGGCTGGCCGTGCAGACACTGAGCGGCGCGGCGGCCCTGCTGGCGGCGGATGAGAAAGTCCACCCGGCGGCGCTGCGCGATGCGGTGACCACTCCCGGCGGCACCACCGCGGCCGGGCTGCACGTGCTGGAGGCCAAGGGCCTGCGCGATGCGGTGATCAGCGCCGTGCTGGCCGCCGCCGAGCGCGCCCGCGAGCTGGGCCGGACAAACTGAAAATCCATACGAAAGCCGGCGGAAAAGTCCGAAAGCCGCCGGTGCGGACAAATTACGAATGACAAGCCTCCGCCCGTGCAATCCGGGTGCCCTGCGGCACAAGGAAGCGGACAGACTGCGTCACGTGGCGGAACGAGGTGTGGACAAGCTGGAGGATCGATGTCGAAGAAGCTTAGAGTCGGTTTGCTGGGTTATGGAACGATCGGCTCCGGGGTGATCCGCATGCTCACCCGGAGCGACCTGGAAATCTGTAAGCGTGTCGAGCTGGTAAAAGTGGCGGACCTGGACCTGGAGCGCCAGCGCGAAGTGCCCTGCGACCCACGGCTCCTGACACGGGACGCCCAGTCCGTGGTCACGGACCCGGAAATAGACGTGATCATCGAGCTGATCGGCGGGATCGGCGCGGCCAAAACCCTGGTCGAGACCGCCCTGGCCGCGGGCAAGGATGTGATCACGGCCAACAAGTACCTGATGTCGCGCTGCGGGGATGAGCTGTCCGAGATCGCCGCGGGCAGCGGCGCGCGCCTCCTGTTCGAGGCCAGCGTGGCCGGCGGCATTCCGATTATCAAAATTCTGCGCGAGGAACTGGTGGCGGATGAGGTGCTTTCGATCAGCGCCATCCTCAACGGCACCTGCAACTATATCCTGACCCGCATGGAGCAGAACCCAGCCCTGACCTGCAAGCAGGCAGTGGCCGAGGCCCAGAAAAAAGGGTTCGCCGAGGCCGACCCGACCCTGGATATCAGCGGCATGGACACGGCGCAGAAACTGTCCATCCTGGTGCGCAAGGCTTTCCGCACCCGCGTGCTGCCCGACAGCATCGACCTTCAGGGTATCACCGAGGTGAGCAACGTGGATGTCCTGGCGGCGAACGAGATGGGGTTCCGGATCAAGCTGCTGGCCCGCGCCAGCCGTGAGAACGGGAGTCTCGCGGTCTGGGTCGGGCCCACGCTCATCCCGGCCGATTCGATCATGGCCCAGGTGCGCAACGAGTTCAACGCCGTGATGGTCAACTGCTGGGCGCACAACGAGCACACCTATATCGGCAAGGGCGCCGGGATGATGCCCACGGCCGGGGCGGTGATCAGCGACCTGTTCAGCCTGACCGAGGACCGCCGCATCCGCACCAGTTTCAACGAGACGCGCCTCGACCTTCCCGTGCTGGCGCGCGAGGATGTCACCGGGCGTTTCTACCTGCGGGTGAACGTGAAAGACCAGCCGGGCGTGTTCGCCCGGATCAGCGCCACGCTGGCCGAGCACGGCATCTCGATCGCCTCGGTGGTGCAGAAAGAGTCGGACACCGAGCCCAAACACGGCGTGCCGCTGGTCATAATCACCCACCGGACCACGGTGGGGGCGGTCACCAAAGCCGCAAAACAGATCGACAAGGAACCGGTCGTGCTGGTGCCCTCGCACCTGATCCGGATCATGGATGTGCTGTAATGCAGAGTGTTTCCCCCCGGTGCGTCCCCAACCAACCGCGCCGGGGGGAATGTTGTCAGAGCGGTAGTGGCTGTACGCAACCGAGCGACTGACTGGATTGCCTGAGTTCCCCGTAAGGTACACCAAGAATGGAGGGTCGCCGATGCAGGCGGAAAAGGTTTCTTCCAAGTCGATGGAAAGGTTCATCTGCAGCAAGGAGCCGGAGAACCGTTCCGGCCAGTTGATGCGCGACAGCGCCAAGCGACTGGGCATCAGCACGACCGACCTGGAGCAGATCGAAAAGCCATACACTTTCATCTATCAGCGCCTGCCGGTGGAGGTCGAGGGCGAGATAATAAACATCAGCTCGGGCATTGTCCTGCACAACCGCGCCCGCGGACCCTATAAGGGCGGCATCCGTATCGCCCCGGATGTCAATATCTGGGAGACCACCGAGCTGGCGCGCCTGATGACGCTCAAGACCGCCCTGGCCGACCTCGATCTGGGTGGCGGCAAGAGCGGCATCCGGGTGGATTTCGAGAAGATCTACACCCGGGTGAAGGACCGGAGCAAGCTTTCATACTACGAATTTGTCGACATGCTCAAGGACCATATCATGAAAGAGTTCGTCGACCATTTCGTAGAGCACAACCTGTCGCGCATCTACATCCCGGCCCCGGACATGGGTAGCTCGGGCCGCGAGATGATGCTGCTGTACAACCGCACGCACGACCCGGCGGTGGTCACGGCCAAGCCCGAGGGCATCGAGGGCTGGCTTCCTGGCCGTCACGAGGCCACCGGTTTCGGCACGGCCTACGCCACGCTCAAGTACCTGGAGCTGATCGGCAAGGACCCAAAGAAAATCACCGTGGCGATCCAGGGCTTCGGCAATGTGGGCAGCCACGCCGCGTGGTACCTGCACGAGGCCGGCTGCAAGGTGGTGGCCGTGACCGACCTGTACGGCGGCGTGCACGTGAAGAGCGGGATCGACATCCTGGCCCTGATGCAGTATGCGCGGGTGAACCGGAACATCAAGGGCTTCGACGACAAGCACACGATCGACAACAAGGGCCTGTTCGCTCTGCCGGTGGATATCCTGGTGCCCGCGGCGGATGGTCATGTGGTGAACGCGGACAACTGCGACAGCCTGGGGGCCAAGCTGGCCGTGATCGAGGCGGCCAACATGCCCGTGACCTGGGAGGCTTTCCTCAGTCTGAAAAAGCGCGGCGTAGTGGTGCTGCCCGACAACTATGTCAACTCGGGCGGCGTGATCGCCAGCTACCTGGAGTACCGTCAGAGCCTGGGCGGGCCGCGCTGCACCAAGGATGAGGTGTTCAAGTTCCTGCGCACCAGCTTTGACAACATGTTCGGCGAGATGCTGGCCCGCCGGGACAACAGCGGCAGTTTCACCCAGGCGGCCTGCGACATCGCGGTCGAGCGGGTCTACAAGGCGATGAAGACCCGCAGCCTGCTGTAAGGCGGTCTGTAATTCCATATGTTTTAAGCCGAGGGGCTGTCCTGGAGCAAGGGGATGGCCCCTCGGTTTTTTCGTAGGGGCGAGATATATCTCGCCCTGAGGCGTGACGGGCACGGCATGCCGTGCCCCGACAACGTTCGATCGCATTCGCCGGGGCAAGCAAATCTCGTCCCTTTACACACCCCGGCGGCTGGCGCCGCCACCCCTCTTTTTAGAGGGGATTGGGAACACCAAAGTGCAAGCCGCGAAAGAGATCCCGGAGTATGGTGGGATAAATCCCCTCTTGAGAGGGGTGCCCGCGTAAGCGGGCGGGGTGTGTGAAGGTCAACCGTCCGCTATAGCCCCGACCGCCGGAAACGACAAGGGGCGGGTTGTCGGCCCGCCCCTCGCTTGCATGCCTGTAATTTACCGCAACCGCTATTTCGCCGCCTCCAGGGCCACGGAGAAAGTCTTCACCTGGTAGGGGCCGATCTCGAAACTCAGCTCGCCGCCCTTGGCCTTGGCCGGGCCGGCAGTCTCCTCCAGGCCGTTCAGCTCGAAAGCCCGGCTGATTTTCCGCCCCGGGAAAGTGCAACCCACCTTGCGCGTCGACGCGCCGTTCAGCTCGCGCACACGCAGCACCAGGGCCTGGCCGTTTTCGGCCTGCTTGAGAGCCATCAGGGTCACGGATGGGTCGTTGAATTTCAGGAAACACACGCTCCTGCCCAGGGCCCCGGCGTTCTTGCCGGTCTGGAACACGACAAGCGGCTGGTTCAGGCGGGCCGCCTCGGCCACCACCGCGCCCTTGCGCCAGTCGCCGGCGTGCGGGCAGAGGGCGTAGGTGAAACGGTTGGGGCCGTGGTCCAGGTCCGCCTTGCCCAGCGGCGAGTGCAGAAGGGTCAGGCGCAGGGTGTTGTCAGCGGGCTTGTCCCAGCCGTACTTGCAGTCGTTGAGCACGGCCAGGCCGAACGCGCCGGAGCGGTCGGTCAGGTCGGCCCAGTGCTGGCCTGGCACCTCGTACAGGTTCTCGGTGTCGTTGGGACGGCGGA of the bacterium genome contains:
- a CDS encoding alanine--glyoxylate aminotransferase family protein, which translates into the protein MTTHRKLFIPGPTEVLPEVLHEMARPQIGHRFPECSELIAAIIPMVQEMLYTKNMIFLSTSSGTGLMEGAVRNCVKTSCVSFINGAFSKRFCQIAQANGKKAIPVEIEAGRGFNADIVDKALAQNPGVDAITLVHNETATAAMSDIYGIADVMKAKYPEVSLLVDMVSSMAGVKLEIDRLGVDVALASSQKAFALPAGFSVAAISPRALEKARTVENRGFYFDFIAVEKNLAKNQTHITPSLAHMFAMRKQMEIIMNEGLENRWKRHIQMAEKVRAWAEKHFRIFTEQGYRSNTLTCIENTRNISISDLNKKLAERNMVISNGYGDLKDKTFRIAHMGQLTMRDIDEVLAAIDEILGF
- a CDS encoding threonine dehydratase → MQSVAFDDILAAREVIKPYVHRTPLFAYPALERLLGAAVYVKHENHHPVGAFKIRGGVNLVATLPPEQKASGIIGVTRGNHGQSLAWAGRVFGVHVVIVVPLGNNPDKNEAMRLLGAELIEHGRDFEEARGKAEELAARHGYRSVHSANEPKLIAGVGTYAVEIFEDLPEAEVMFVPIGLGSGLSGACLAAEGLGKKTRLIGVQAAAADAVVASWRSGRNVVNASADTIADGLATRMPAEMTLEIMRRRVDEMVTVSEEEIAEAVRLWLPATHNLIEPSAAATLAAALKIKDSLAGKKVVLVQTGQNITWSTLSEIMAGA
- the proC gene encoding pyrroline-5-carboxylate reductase, with product MSNKTGIGFMGAGKMGGALLEAVLAAGLSPAVDTWVVETDQSRLAELQSRLGVQGATPGELAAHSGVVLLCVKPHLAPGALAQLKGGLGPDTLVISIAAGVTLATLEAAVPTGVPVVRAMPNLAATLGQSATVYSGGSATKPEHLALAGKVLGAAGAAVELPEGLLDAVTGLSGSGPAWVFLFAEALIAGGVKAGLPHAAARRLAVQTLSGAAALLAADEKVHPAALRDAVTTPGGTTAAGLHVLEAKGLRDAVISAVLAAAERARELGRTN
- a CDS encoding homoserine dehydrogenase, coding for MSKKLRVGLLGYGTIGSGVIRMLTRSDLEICKRVELVKVADLDLERQREVPCDPRLLTRDAQSVVTDPEIDVIIELIGGIGAAKTLVETALAAGKDVITANKYLMSRCGDELSEIAAGSGARLLFEASVAGGIPIIKILREELVADEVLSISAILNGTCNYILTRMEQNPALTCKQAVAEAQKKGFAEADPTLDISGMDTAQKLSILVRKAFRTRVLPDSIDLQGITEVSNVDVLAANEMGFRIKLLARASRENGSLAVWVGPTLIPADSIMAQVRNEFNAVMVNCWAHNEHTYIGKGAGMMPTAGAVISDLFSLTEDRRIRTSFNETRLDLPVLAREDVTGRFYLRVNVKDQPGVFARISATLAEHGISIASVVQKESDTEPKHGVPLVIITHRTTVGAVTKAAKQIDKEPVVLVPSHLIRIMDVL
- a CDS encoding Glu/Leu/Phe/Val dehydrogenase, which gives rise to MQAEKVSSKSMERFICSKEPENRSGQLMRDSAKRLGISTTDLEQIEKPYTFIYQRLPVEVEGEIINISSGIVLHNRARGPYKGGIRIAPDVNIWETTELARLMTLKTALADLDLGGGKSGIRVDFEKIYTRVKDRSKLSYYEFVDMLKDHIMKEFVDHFVEHNLSRIYIPAPDMGSSGREMMLLYNRTHDPAVVTAKPEGIEGWLPGRHEATGFGTAYATLKYLELIGKDPKKITVAIQGFGNVGSHAAWYLHEAGCKVVAVTDLYGGVHVKSGIDILALMQYARVNRNIKGFDDKHTIDNKGLFALPVDILVPAADGHVVNADNCDSLGAKLAVIEAANMPVTWEAFLSLKKRGVVVLPDNYVNSGGVIASYLEYRQSLGGPRCTKDEVFKFLRTSFDNMFGEMLARRDNSGSFTQAACDIAVERVYKAMKTRSLL